Proteins from a genomic interval of Cucumis melo cultivar AY chromosome 7, USDA_Cmelo_AY_1.0, whole genome shotgun sequence:
- the LOC103487613 gene encoding PLASTID TRANSCRIPTIONALLY ACTIVE protein 6, chloroplastic — protein sequence MNSTVFLLSLPLPPPTINRLRASSISAATSLPHLPSLPYRKSTPSASPLFLPRRNPFRVFSDDGDGDSGGPDDYDMDDEEMEEVDNKKDFDIEYDPLAAAAAAAAGSDGVGDENISIVQSKSFVSTQGWDSEMIVDYRINEEEFHKISLLHCDFFIRKPPDPDNDVYDFREMYVTPPDTDVYAIPKVLAPMPQKYIRCAQSDYGCYNVTEPPIDAPRDPLYKSEKEVLKVFLTKHFRNRRLRDPEFVLDFEEIYVIDSKTKSITRARVLVTVPGGRDRDRRSDLLVVRDNGNSFKIIHSSERDDPTTVIEKEEWTKTRQDMERHLRKLRDFSISNWF from the exons ATGAACTCCACCGTCTTCCTCCTCTCCTTGCCGTTGCCGCCGCCCACAATCAACCGTCTCCGAGCCTCCTCCATCTCCGCCGCAACCTCTCTTCCCCACCTCCCAAGCCTGCCCTACAGGAAATCCACTCCCTCTGCATCTCCTCTCTTCCTCCCTAGAAGAAACCCTTTCCGAGTCTTCTCCGACGATGGCGACGGAGATAGCGGTGGTCCCGATGACTACGACATGGACGACGAGGAAATGGAGGAAGTCGACAACAAGAAAGATTTCGACATCGAGTACGATCCTCTAGCCGCGGCGGCAGCTGCAGCAGCGGGTTCCGACGGCGTCGGCGACGAGAATATCTCGATTGTGCAGAGCAAAAGCTTCGTGTCCACACAGGGATGGGATTCGGAGATGATTGTGGATTATAGGATAAATGAGGAGGAATTTCATAAGATTAGTTTGTTGCACTGTGATTTCTTCATTAGGAAGCCGCCGGATCCCGATAATGATGTTTATGATTTCAGAGAG ATGTACGTTACTCCTCCAGATACTGATGTTTATGCCATCCCCAAAGTTCTTGCTCCAATGCCTCAGAAG TATATTAGATGTGCTCAGAGTGATTATGGATGCTACAATGTCACAGAACCACCTATTGATGCACCTAGAGATCCATTATACAAGTCCGAAAAGGAGGTTCTTAAG GTTTTCTTGACGAAGCACTTCAGAAACCGAAGGCTGCGGGACCCAGAATTTGTCCTAGACTTTGAGGAaatatatgtaattgattcaaAAACCAAGTCAATCACCAGGGCAAGAGTCCTG GTAACAGTTCCAGGAGGAAGAGATAGGGACAGGAGAAGCGACTTGCTTGTAGTTCGAGACAACGGGAACTCTTTCAAGATCATCCATTCG AGTGAACGAGATGACCCGACCACGGTGATAGAGAAAGAAGAGTGGACCAAAACTAGACAAGATATGGAGAGACATCTTAGGAAGTTAAGGGACTTCAGCATTTCAAATTGGTTTTAA